The Vitis vinifera cultivar Pinot Noir 40024 chromosome 1, ASM3070453v1 DNA segment TCTCAAGTGCTCGAGCTTCACCGTCCTTCGCTTCTTCTGAATCGCGATTTCTGCGGATTGCTCGGCTAGGAATCGAAGGAAGAGTTCCGTGGAACACGAGATGAGGAAGAGAGCTTCTGAGTTCACCTTGTTAATGTCCCTGTCCAGCTTCACCAGTTTCTTGACTCGGCCGAGTGGCAACTCGGGCATAATAGCCTCCGATTTCTCTTCTTCAGCCATTGATTCTAGAAGTGAAGAATTGGGACTATAAGAAAAGTTCCgctagggtttttattttttattttttttggcgGGAAAGTTTCAATTTGGGGTTTGGAATGGACGAGAGAGGCCCATATAAAGATATTCATTTACTCTGTTTTAATAGTAGGTTAAGAGGAGTTTTGAACATTCGTGAGGAT contains these protein-coding regions:
- the LOC100247115 gene encoding uncharacterized protein LOC100247115 — protein: MAEEEKSEAIMPELPLGRVKKLVKLDRDINKVNSEALFLISCSTELFLRFLAEQSAEIAIQKKRRTVKLEHLRIAAKKHRPTRDFLLDSLPVPSQPSDRPPADRIRPQPAAEKPLPAGTRRIDDFFRKPEKEKPSEVNDS